TCATACTGAGTGAGTTcaaagcagagatgggaccgAGTCACACAtatgcaagtctcaagtaagtctcaagtcttagctttcaagtctcaagtaagtctcaagtcttagctttcaagtctcaagtaagtctcaagtcttagctttcaagtctcaagtaagtctcaagtcttagctttcaagtctcaagtaagtctcaagcagtgtttcccatacattgaggaaactatggcggcccgccatagtttcctcttggccgccatagtttccgaatCCCAATCATTTGAAACacggcgattttttttttttttttttttgaaacacagcgatttcctcgaaaaccaaccaatatgactatacaacaggtgaattagtaattaaacatgtcctaaagtgtgcaatgtcagagttttgaagtttagtggcaaaaaaggtttatgtgttattagtcgctgtcggggcgattgacacacatgttatagatcagtgggtgcgcgtgcataaaggtcagctgtaatcatcgtgatttcgttgacaaacatatttttttgacctatttatattatgagaaataatgtgaaatttgagcaatgacgagtacactagtatgttgtccagtatgttgcttaaaaaaatagtaagctcaatagtttctgtttaaaataaggtgtttcatccgtcccgcatgtgtggttcaaccgtcccgactaggcggagcggggtgaagttggttttacattcgacattcgcctattttccggctttgtaattgtaatagcgtcacgaaaaccgcaccaattagcgtcaggatggtattaatatttacagaaaaccaAGACTAAGTAATcgcgccgaatatacttctaagtgaactacggcagccggagcgcttagggaccgtcgcaaaagtgcaacgccttttttttttctcactggatattcaaccaatgagcaccaaaccacttctgatgggtttgtgaactcactataaagctttcacagtctttgagtttccagaaaaatcattttaggtagaacatttactcagtgtgcatagttaattcaattttagacttttattttgtaatagctctcttgtttttaaagatatcaacaccaaaccacttctgatgtgttcctgaactcattgtgtacttcccacaccctttattatcaaggacaaccttttaattatttttaaaaaggtaTAAGTAATCAGTGTATATGATTCAGTCTTatttatggcttttattttgtaatagctctcttgtttttaaagatatcaaaaccaaaccacttctgatgtgttcctgaactcattgtgtacttcccataccctttattatcaaggaaaaccttttcaagtttctcaaaaaggcataactactcactgtatatgatccattcatatttttcatgaagtttagttttaacctgtaaatattttctattacaattgttatcattgggttttaatgacaagatgaggtttccttataagcccacaaggatttctgacatctccagcacgcattccttttttttttttaatttgttggggtttgttgtgtatttttttatatatttgaatgaatgtgtgcaaatcaatcaaataaaataaaatctgcagtcgcacaaattTACGGCGCGTGAatttacacccccccccccccatagtttccaaaaattctgtgggaaacactgtctcaagtcttagctttcaagtctcaagtaagactcaagtcttagctttcaagtcccaagtaattttttctagggcaagtcaaagtcaagtcaccttattattgcaatttaacctacagaatctgatcttaataaagtgaaaacacaaagatataagtaactgtcagtaaacatcattggccaatgtgtccaacctgtccaccccgtatcacatcaagctaacgttagctaactaccgactaggctaacaggataatattagctaatttgatgaccacttactggtcagaatggcgaacaaagttggaagttgtcgtctggctgtctgagatgttggaAGGAATGTGGATCTAATATTAAACAGTGAGATCTAATTACTGCCAAACAAAGACTCTACATTTGTCAGTGAAATCCTCATGTAGTCACGGTAAACGTTGATATCCCGCATGTCCAAATATGGCCTGATATCCTGACTGTAGAAAGGAGGCACTCAGAGGACAGATGTGACACACTGCAGGGAAGTGTTGCATAAATCACCAACGCCCTCACGGGTTCGGGCCTTCTGAGGAACCGGAGCCTGACCTGATTTAACTTCAGTCGTATCAGGTCAAATCTGGTCTTTTTTAAGACTGTCATGTTTGTACAGAATGGTTTTAATGCATgtcaaaaactatttaaaaaactgtgtttatgagcaaaaacgcatgaaaataaatgaaaatcttTATTATTCCTACACTTCAAGATGAAGTcagtaaataataaatatacTCTTTATTTCAGGAGTACGGAAGCCCTAAAGggtcatacatacatacattttattacgTCCGTTTTCCCGTGATAACGAGATCATTTTCTTCCGTTTTCTCAGGAGATAATTCATTTGTGTGCAGCGTGTCTGCTCATGTGCAAAAAGCTCAAAATCTTACCGAGAATAATTGTCTTATTTCTTGTCAAAAAATCGTATTACAGTACTGATTACTATTtttgatgagaaaaaaagacacGTATTCTTGGTAAGACTGAGTTTTTGCGGTGTAATGAGATGTtgtggaatgaaaaaaaatcccactgaagaaatattttatttttgtattcaaATGTTTTGCATTAAACTGATTTTCAAATTTAATTATGATGTTAATCTTATTATTTCACAGTCAAATCATATTTGGTGAGAGAACACTGATTTCCTGTGCTGGTAAAGTAAAACAAAGTGGACCAGAGAGGCTACTTATAGTGACATCAGTGAAATATTTGTTCTGTGAGCATCACACGGGTAACTGGGCTCTGTTAGCATCTGACAGCAGCCCTCACATCTAACGCTATGCCATCATGGTGCTTCCACCATTTCATCAGCAgctaattcttcttcttcttcttctgctgactTTTCAAACATGTATGTTTACGATATTTTAGGTTTGACATGATCCCTTTCACTGTCATAGAGTCTCATAACAAAGAAAGTATACCTCCCTTAATGAAAAGCTGTGTGAGGACATAACAATAAGACTTAAATCACCTGGTCCTGGtgataaagtatctatctatctatctatctatctatctatctatctatctatctatctatctatctatctatctatctatctatctatctatctatctctcacTGATCTTAAAATGAGGTGAATAAAACCATAGATAAAGAATAACACATGCAATTAAACTGTATCattatttattcaacaaaaCTAAGACAAGCTACAGACCTCCAGCCGATGAGAACTTCAttcatgcacagctctcttcagcacctcagtcaggctgaggtctggactctgactggaccgttgcaacaccttgattgttttctttttcacacattctgctgtagatctgctgctgtgtttgggatcattgtcctgttgatgactgTATCATATTTTGTAACAGTTCTGCATGTGTGACCAGCAGAGTTTTCGACTCTCGAGAAAGGTTCAGCATCTTGTTCTGGTTGATCATTTCAGTATGTCTGTGCTTTACTGCCACCTTGTGGACAATGTttgtattttcatgttttctgaaactttaaaaaacattcAGAATACTGTAGTAAGCTTCAGTGTGGAATTAATATACCTTAAAACCTTTGGAGGATACagacattcctgtgggggatgtttttctgggtAAAGACCAGATGTGGGAAGTCTACACAAAGGAAAGGGACTGAAATCGCCTAATTTACAACCACCTTCGGCCTATGAAAGCTGTTGGGAGTGGATTTAGCAACAGACATATGCCATAAACTTGAGGGATGCATTGACAacttaaactgaacaaaaaagAACCCTTTTTGGAGAAATGGGAGACTCACCCATtccctatcttatctggaccaataaGTTGACATTTTACCCTCATTCCCCTCAGATAAGAGAACCAGATgtctaaataaaactgaaatgactTTTACCTAGATTCACTTTCagccgaatcttaaaactgtattaaatgtgttttatatctTTCTCTATCCAAACGCAGTCAGCAAACTGGACAGTTATATGCAGTAATGCAACTGTAAAACGATGTCCcttctgtatctttttgtactccattgttaacacaggaaaataactTTGTtgggttcgctattcatatgtcataactttacagatattcatctgaattttgagactcataatcatcAACTATGTCATGTTATGTGTATTTAATGTCTTTATATCgtaagtctatgttatatctttaatctgcatatcttaacaagttctggtgttttcagaatcatcgAGACAAATGTTTTATGAGACGGAAGTGATGGAGGAAtagagtttcttttttttatcctaaATCTCTATCAACGTTGAATTAGATCGCCTTACAAacacacccaggcagacatcacaacagtttcaggcatatcattggctgaaagtgtagcgtaagcctacgtcatgccccgcctccgcgagtcaaaccattgcctctccctgctgctcgcggcttcacccacctgtgggcacatcttgactcccggggcgccTGGTCCTCTCGGTATTTATCTCGGCACTTATTCACTCAtaattaagcatggttattatgtgggacctgtgccatgtgtattgcatgttcatgcttCAGTTTCACAACCCACCCCACCACTGACAggtgcctctaaggctggatcCCCCATAAAGGCCGTGGATTGTCCTCTGTTTGGTTCTtacagctggttgtctgatttttcattgttttgtctgatggtttcttcctatttctgttccattttttcccttttttttttctttgccctCTCCCGGTCTGGTTCGGCACAgctgatgggcatcaaggggagctttacactAATAAAGCTtctcttggcatagcaaatgtgttcgGCATAatacggtattcagattacaagagaatgatggactccagatagtttggaaatggccttataacccttcccagattgatggacTGGTGTTTAGCTGAAGATTTCAAAGAAAAATCTGAGATGCAGAACTCTACGATTGAccatcaaaacacatcagaagaaaacacaaaaggaaTTTCAATATGATATTTAATATCGATTATTTCAGCAAACAACACTAAATTTACACACTTTTTATGGTATTACATCATCCTGCTGCTTTTCTAATAAGGATAAAGGATATGAGGAGAGTTTATAAGAGTTCACAGATTACAATTCCAAAAGagacaataaaataaaagttaaaGGATTATAATGAaggttaaaaatgttaaaaatgtgtttaaatcaCCTCATGTTCCTTTTTATACATTCTTAGGTTttatgtagaaataaagtaataaaacaacaacataatTCATTGGTCTCTGCAGGGAAACTTTGTATCACTTTGGGTCTTCTCTTGGTTCTAACATCACTGTTGAcagctttcttcttcctctctgttggGTTACATTGCTGGAGGCCCATTTATGAACGCTGTAAAAGACTCTCTCCCTTCTTTACTTTCATCGTGGtctctgctttttctttcatcttcatcAGTGACTGAACTCGTTTGTTCCAGCCTGGTTTGGCCTCTGATTTCTCCCCTTCAATCAGCATGTCGATGTACTCTGGAGTAGAGAGAGGATTTGGCCTCAGTGCTATCTCCTGAAGTCTGTCCAGACACTGAGCAGATATCTCCATCAGGTTCACCACTTCAAGCTGTAGATCATCATATTCAGCCTCCAGCTTTTCCATCATTTGCTGCACAGTCATCTTCTCCCCTCTGGCTATGTTGTACTTTTCCTCCAGATctttttttgttactttttctTTCACCTCTTTATATTCCCATTTGTACTTTTGATTAAAATGTACATTCCAGCTACATTTATTTGGGCACACAATGCAGTTCCCTTTTTTCATGGCAGAGCATCTTCTTTTATTAGCATCATTTGGTATACCACAGGGATAGTGACAAGTAAAATTACAGATCTGACAGTTAGTGATGTAATTTTTAGTACCTGAGATTTTATGTTGAATGGGCTTCGTGACACTGACTTCAAACTCAAAGTTCTCATTTCTGCAGATCTCTGCTTCATGTTCTTTGAGTTTTTCACTCGTCTCTTTTCTCTGTTCAAGCTTGGCTAAACCAAGTTTAACCTGCTCCTGCAAACCCTCAACTGAGACCTccagctgttttctctctttcagaACCTCATTTGTCAGTGTCAAGCTTTTGGTTTCCATGAGATTTAGAGCAGCAAAAAATTTCTTCATGCTGTTTGTCCCCATCTTCCAAAACATCTGATCAAAgtttccatc
The sequence above is drawn from the Odontesthes bonariensis isolate fOdoBon6 chromosome 14, fOdoBon6.hap1, whole genome shotgun sequence genome and encodes:
- the LOC142398185 gene encoding uncharacterized protein LOC142398185, with the protein product MVLGATGAGKSTLINGMINHILGVEWNDKYRFMLVNEDQSKSQAHSQTSEVTVYKINHQEGFRIDYSLTIVDTPGFGDTRGIERDREITEQLRNLFSTQLGVSEIDAVCFVAQASSARLTPTQKYVFDSVLSIFGKDVAENIGILVTFADGQRPPVLEAIRESGVPCPKGEDGLPVHFKFNNSALFADNRSAAAGSMSEDDDDDGNFDQMFWKMGTNSMKKFFAALNLMETKSLTLTNEVLKERKQLEVSVEGLQEQVKLGLAKLEQRKETSEKLKEHEAEICRNENFEFEVSVTKPIQHKISGTKNYITNCQICNFTCHYPCGIPNDANKRRCSAMKKGNCIVCPNKCSWNVHFNQKYKWEYKEVKEKVTKKDLEEKYNIARGEKMTVQQMMEKLEAEYDDLQLEVVNLMEISAQCLDRLQEIALRPNPLSTPEYIDMLIEGEKSEAKPGWNKRVQSLMKMKEKAETTMKVKKGESLLQRS